From a single Lolium rigidum isolate FL_2022 chromosome 7, APGP_CSIRO_Lrig_0.1, whole genome shotgun sequence genomic region:
- the LOC124670715 gene encoding late embryogenesis abundant protein 1-like, whose amino-acid sequence MSSRQADKRETRAEAAARSAAEEIARSRDERVMQAEKDALRAADEIARARAEREHGVGAHADNTHGAGAGGGGILGSIASAVGRTFGAAKDTTAEKTYQAADYTGEKARETNDSLARKTSETAEATKNKLGEYKDYTAEKATEAKETVAQKTSETAEATKNKLGEYKDALAGKTQEAKETTAQKAQEMKDATAQKARQATDTTKQKTSEYADATKGTAQEARERTMATSQTAADKARETTGAHDVDRGQQQGTGLFGALGNMTGAIKEKLTLSSGAQPHEGAGHAVRLGSDDERAVKERAAEKAASVYFEEKDRLARERATERVDKCVEKCVEGCAGSSCAHRKGKM is encoded by the exons ATGTCGTCCAGGCAGGCGGACAAGCGAGAGACGCGTGCGGAGGCCGCCGCGCGGAGCGCGGCGGAGGAGATCGCTCGGTCCCGGGACGAGCGCGTGATGCAGGCGGAGAAGGACGCCCTGCGCGCCGCGGACGAGATCGCGCGCGCCCGTGCGGAACGGGAGCACGGCGTTGGTGCCCACGCCGACAACACTCACGGTGCCGGCGCCGGAGGTGGCGGCATCCTGGGGTCCATCGCGAGCGCGGTGGGCCGCACGTTCGGCGCCGCCAAGGACACGACGGCGGAGAAGACGTACCAGGCGGCGGACTACACCGGCGAGAAGGCCAGGGAGACCAACGACAGCCTCGCGCGGAAGACGAGCGAGACGGCGGAGGCGACCAAGAACAAGCTGGGCGAGTACAAGGACTACACCGCCGAGAAGGCGACGGAGGCCAAGGAGACGGTGGCGCAGAAGACGAGCGAGACCGCCGAGGCGACCAAGAACAAGCTCGGGGAGTACAAGGACGCGCTGGCCGGGAAGACGCAGGAGGCCAAGGAAACCACCGCGCAGAAGGCGCAGGAGATGAAGGACGCCACCGCCCAGAAGGCGAGGCAGGCAACGGATACGACCAAGCAGAAGACCAGCGAGTACGCCGACGCCACCAAGGGGACCGCCCAGGAGGCCAGGGAGAGGACCATGGCGACCTCGCAGACCGCCGCCGACAAGGCCAGGGAGACGACCGGCGCCCACGACGTCGACAG gggtcagcagcagggAACCGGCCTGTTCGGGGCGCTGGGCAACATGACGGGCGCGATCAAGGAGAAGCTGACGCTGAGCTCGGGAGCGCAGCCGCACGAGGGAGCGGGGCACGCCGTCCGGctgggcagcgacgacgagcgcgCGGTGAAGGAGCGCGCGGCGGAGAAGGCGGCGTCGGTGTACTTCGAGGAGAAGGACCGGCTGGCCAGGGAGCGCGCGACGGAGCGGGTGGACAAGTGCGTGGAGAAGTGCGTGGAGGGCTGCGCCGGCTCCTCCTGCGCCCACCGCAAGGGGAAGATGTGA